Sequence from the Equus caballus isolate H_3958 breed thoroughbred chromosome 6, TB-T2T, whole genome shotgun sequence genome:
GTTGTTAAGCATGATACCAGCATAGCTAGCTAGCTGAGAAACAACACTGGAAGCAGAACAGAGAATGGACTGGAGGATAGATGCCTTAACACAGAAACCGCTGGGAGGCGCCAGCCAGACGGGTGGGATAAACAGGACTTCCATGTTATGGGTAGAATTTACTGGACTTTCTGACTATTTTGATGTGGGGAGTATAAGTGAGGACAGTCAGCTGAAGTTAGTAGCTTGAGCAATGGGTGGATGCCAACAGCTGAGATAGGATTAGGTTTGGAATGAGGGTAATGAGTTTGCTTTTGGGatatgttgaatttgaggtgCCTAAGAACCATCTAGGGGGATATGACTACAAATCGGAAAAAACATTAATCTGTAACTGTGAAGGTGGGGCTACCAATATATTCTGGGATTATTAGCATATATGTAGTAAAGGCATGGGAGTAGAGGAACTCACCCCAGGAAAAATATGAAGAGGACTGGATGGACCCTAAGGAACTCTAAGCAATCAAATGGTGGAACTGTGGTCTATTTCTGCTCGCATCAGAATCATCTAGGGTGCCTGTTAAAAACAGATTCCtcattgtgaatgtatttaatgctgcataattgtacacttaaacatagttaaaatgaggggccggcctggtggcgcagtggttgggtttgcacactccgctttggtggcccagggttcgtaggttcgcatcctgggcatggacctatacaccacttatcaagccacactgtggcgggaTCCCATATGCAGAATGctggaagactggtacagatgttggTTCAGTGACAGTCCTCCTCAcgcaaaagaaaaagaggaagattggcaacagatgttagctcagggccaatcttcctcaccataaaaaaaaaaagataaaatgataaactttatgttacatgtattttaccacagtaaaaaaaaaaggaaaaaaacaaatcaaaccaaaccaaaccaaaaacatTCCTAAGCCCCATTCCTGACTGAACCACTGTTTCTGGAGATGAATTCAGGACTTCCAGGTAATTCTTATCCAAATTAAAATTTGAACCAATTGCTTAAGGAGTagagagaaactaaaagataGGAAGAGAATACATGGAAAATGGTTCAGGAAGGAGTCAACAGTGTTGAATGGTGCCATGGCCCAGGAGGAAGACTGAAGAGGCCCAAGAATTTGGCACTCAGGTGGCCAATGATGAATGGGAGGTGAGTGAGCAGAAGCTGTCGGGTCTACTCTTCTAAGAGCTTTGCTCACATTTGTTggtgaagagatggaaggaaagatTGCATAAGATTGAGGGGGAGATAAGATATAGGAAAAGTTGATGGTTTTGAAGAAGGGAGAATTGAGCATGTTGATAGCTGGACAGGAAGGAGTCAATAAGGCCAAGGAGACACCAAGGGGATCCTCAATAAAGCACAATTTTGGAGAGGTTGGGATCAGGAAATTAGGCAGAGGTTATTTGGGGAAAGGCTCACTGGCTTAGTTTAGAAGTGAAAAGGTGAGAAAATGAAGGGGTTCAAGACTGAGTTCAAAAAAAGACTTCCTGACACAGCAAACCAGAATGGCACTAGTTGGTGGTTAGGTCATCTCCTTAGATTAATGGAGCAGGGACAGTCAAGAGCCTGCAGAAGGGTAAGTCTGGAAGAGTCACTATGATAAAAGTGATCAGGAGCAGCAAtataaaaagattgaaaagtaGTATTGGAGTCTAATTGAGATTGGAAATGGCACCAACTGTTACACAATTATCTTGcacaatatagaaaaatcagttttCCTAAATGAAGGTTTTGGTTCCATCCTCCTATTGTTCAGAGACTGCACTGGCTTCTGCTCTCTCGTGCATAAAGTTCAAATGCCTTATAGGAATTTTTACTAACTTCTCCATCAAGAAGTCCAACCTCTAATTGGTGGTTCAGACTCTCTTGttccctgctcctccttctctaacttcaattcagaaaataaaaagatcttaGGGATTCTGAAGCTCATCAGCGCAATCTCCCTTCTTTGCTAGGTATGTCTGGTTTTTCTATCTTATTTCCACCAAAcaaatctttctccatcttccactTTCCCTTAGGTTAAACTCACaggtgttttaaaaatcaaaacctgACAGACATGAGTAACACCTATCCCACAGCATTTATGCTGTAGTCAGCCAATTGTAGACTGCATTTTATGCATGCTTCCCTGCACATATTCCCCACCCGTCAGCCATATTGGTGTCCCCCTCTCCCCCACATTGGTGTGCTTTGGCAGAGGACACTGACAAAAAAGTCCAGAATTAACTGACTTGCTGGCATGTTTTCTGTTCTGAGCTTGAGTGACATTCTTTTTCTTGAGCTGAAACTCCCTGGATAAAGTGGTTAAAAGCAGAAGTTTCTTATCCACCCCAGATTCATAGGACATTCTCAACCATATTCAAGtcacttttattatatataatacataattatatatatagtatacaatcccacttcattcatttcatttttaccaGCTGGATTTTGGGTTCATAATTTAAACCTGGTAAACATCTTTTCAATGCCAGTCAATGCATCTTGGTTAGTATCTGTATCTGTTGTGCCAAGCCTGGGCATATTGGAGACTTAACCTGCTCAGGAAAAATAAGATGTTTTCCTACTAACCCTCTCCTTGAGCCAGGCCAATGACCCTTTATTCCAGATTGTATTGTGAGGTTTTGCCCGAAGGCAGGACAAGTAAGTCCAGAAGAAGCCAGATCAGATTCAAGGGGCCCAGAGAACTGATACAATCTAAGGCTAGCCTGGTCTAAGTCTTTCTAAATAACCACCAAAAGCAGCTCCTTCCATATCACAGAACCAGGATCACTTTTTCTAGGCATTCTCAATCCAGACAGATCGGCTCGCTGCTCCACAGATGCATTCTCCGCAGGGATCATCCCAAACAATGGGGAACGGATACTGATCCTTTCATCTGCATGTCTTGGACATTTTGTCAAAAGCCTCTGCCAGGTTTTGAGGCTGCCTAACTATCAGGAGTTaaggaaaatgaatttaattCTTAGTATAAAACCCTTCAatatctctttcctcatcttcccACCCTCCCATCTCACTGTCTCCAGAATCTTaatctgttcctttctttcccttcttccagcAGTGATTCAGGCATTGGATGAGTCTCTGTGGTTTGTTTTGCCCTGAAGAGCAGAAGACTTCGGTCCCAGCTGGTGTTGCCAAAGCAGCATACTAATTCCATGCCATGGTCCTGGGTCAAGATCTGCACAATCTGATTGGCCATATCACCTCGGATGGCAAGGGAGCGGAAGTGGTCAAAATCATGGAAGCCTAGCTTCCGGAGACGCCTTGCAGCTGCCCGGTAACACTTCCAGGGCTGTGGCTCCACAAGGAGGTAGCGGCAAAGGGAGGAAAGGTGGGCCAGGAACTCCCAGAGGCCATGGTCTCCATGGTTCAGATGAATCCACATGGTTATCGACATGCAGAAGCCAATGTCAAAGATTGAACGTCCAAACTGGCTTAAGAAAGAACTCAAGAGAACTTTCCGAGTCCTTTGGTTCATGAAGTCCAGGGTGATAAAGGTCAAGGCATCAGGAAAAGGGCATTGTTTTTCAGCTCTCTCCACCAGGACTGGATCTATGTCACAGCAGAGGAAATGGAGTTCTCTTGAGGCATCTGAGCAGGTCTCCCCATCACGTAGGGAAAGGAAATGTTTGTATAGAGCCACACTCAGATCCTAGAGGAATCCAAAAGAGCTTTGTCATTGCAGCTCTCAACCAGTGAATGGAAGAGAAACCTCTATCTTTTATCCTCCCACTGAGACTGCCACTTACTCTTGGCTTTACAGGATGTGAGGCTCTTAAACTATAGCCTAAGGAGGTTACCCAAAAAATTTTCCCCAGAGCAGGCTCTCAGGGCCCTCCTGGGGTCTCAGGTTGAGATGCATTCTCTCTCTACGCCCCTGACACTGATGGTGGGTTGGGTTGTATAGCTGAAAGCTACAGTCCAATGTGTGAAGCACAGGAGCCTACAGCAGTATTTTCCAGCTTAAGTAATATGCTGGTAGACtcactactttttctttttgggggcATCTCAGACCCCAGGGACAAGTAAAGGGTTCAACGGGCATAACCAGTGTTCCTTACCAGCAAGGTGGAATAGAGTAAGCACCATCCTCTAAAAACCTGCTTCTCAGGCCTGTGGTTGGGAAAGTCTGGATTCCAAAAAGTCCTCCTTCAGCCTTCACTCTACAGCTTCAGTTTTACTACCTGTCTTATGCTTCACCACCCCCTTCTGAGACTTATTCTGCTTCTGCATCCACCACTCCCCAGTCACTGCTGGCCTCCTTCTAGCCAAATCCAATTATTTCTGATTTCCACCATCTTAGCAGCTTTTTGATTCATCTCCCTTCTTTAACTTTGACTTCTATAACCATTGTAACTAACTCAAATTTGTGTTGTTCTAATCCACTTTTTCCAGGCATTTTCCTATTTACTACCTCATTTGCTCTGTGCAACAATCCTGTAAGGAATATATTTATGCCCTTTGTGCAGGTGAAGAAAGTGtggctggaaacaacccagatgtccaatAATAGTAGTGTGTttaaataaatgtggtatattAAGATGGAATACTAAATAGTAGTTGAAAATGAAGTAATTCAGCTCAGTGTTGCAACATGGATGATTCTCACAAATATATAATGCTGAGTAAAAAAGCAAGACACTAAAGAAAACACATAGCaagcttccatttatatgaagttcaaaatggataaaagcaAACCACATTGTTTAGGGATATAAAAATAGTaagctataaagaaaagcaaggacaCAAAAATAATACAAGTCAGGCTAGTTGTTACCTCTGGGTGGAGAGGGTTTATGAATAGGAAAAGGCATATGGGGGACTTCTGGGGTGCTGACAATGTTTTATTCTTGATCTGGACAGTGGTCATAATGGTGTCTGCTTTATAACAATTTACAAagtataaatttatgttttatacaATTTTCTCTAGGTGTGGCATAGTTCCCTCCAAAAaacctgtattttatttatttatttacttttaaagattggcacctgagctaacaactgttgccaatctatttttttttctttctgctttttctccccaaatccctccagtacacagttgtatattttagttgtgggtccttctacttgtggcatgtgggacgccgcctcaacgtggcctgaggagtggtgccgtgtcagtgcccaggatctgaaccagcgaaaccctgggccaacacagtgcagcgctcgaacttaaccactcggccaccgggccagccccaaaacctGTATTTTAAAACTTATGGTTCAGAGCTAGTGACTTCTCCAATGTCACATGGTTAGTACACGGCAAGATCTAGGCCAAATTAGGTAGTTTCTTCTATACTAGTCTTCTCACACTTTAACAGGCATATAAATCACTTagggatcttattaaaataaagatgCTGATTTGGTGGATCTGGGGTGAGGGCAGAGATTCTCTATTTCTAATAAGCTTCCAAATCATGCCAATGCTGTAGTttaaggaccacactttgagtagtaaGGTCCTATACTATGCTGCTTAGTTTTCTCCTCATCACTCTCTTTGCTGTCTCCCTCTTCCTATCTGATCTTGGGTGTCCCCCACATCTGACCAGTCATTTTGTCACATCAGTCCCTCCTCCACCACATCTCTTCATCTGCTCCATCCTCAACTCCCCAATCCTAGGGTCCCTTggaagcttaaaaaaagaaaatacaggggccagcccagtggcatagtggttaagtcagAGTGCCCtactttggtggcttggggttcacgggtttggatcctgggaatggacctacacactgttcatcaagccatgctgtggcggtgtcccacatacaaaatagactgacacagatgttagctcagggccaatcctcttcaccaaaaacaaaaaaacccaagaaaatagACTCAAGGGCTCAGTACCCCCCAAGATCCTCATTCGGTAGGTCTAGAGTGGGGCctaggagtttttaaaatttacacaaAGCACCCCATAAATTGTGGCACatctatacaataaaatattatgaagCTGCTACAAAAGAATGCAGTGACATGGCTATTCTCCAACTTATTAAATGAAAAGCAAGTGCAAACCAGTGTGCTACTATTTGTAAACTAAAAGATGTGAGATctttatacatacataaacacTTGTGTACACATAGGATACATACCTAAGCAATTACAAACAGCAGTTGCCATTGTGtagggaaaaaaggaggatttaGGGTCAGGACTAGAGACTTACTTTTTACTATATGCCCctttgtattttgaattttttcattttattaagtgtaagcattttttaagtgcaaaatAAAAAGCTCCCTAAATGAACAGCTAGGTTTAGGAACAGCTGACCTAGTTATAGAGGCAACTGTGTCCTTGCCTCTTAatgtgcatatataaatatactacTCTCAACTTTGAAATCGCCCGTGTTTTCCTAATGCCTTTCATGAAATCCCAAGCCTTAAATccaatctttcttttccattgcttttcctctctgatttCCCGTATCATCCCCATAGAGAAATGTTTGCAGGGGATACCCAGACACCCACACATCTGCTCATTCCAGCTTTGAGTCTGTATCCAAATGTCCCCCTCCCCTTTATCAGCTGTGTCCCTATAGCCTTCAAGCCTCCACCAAAGTCTCTTCTGCCTAAGGCCAGCAACCCAATAAAATTCTCCTTACCCACTCCTGCTCCGGGTCTGGAATGGAGGGAGGGCACTAACTTTCGATGCATTTGCAACCATAGGTTCACAATGCCTTCTTCTCTAGGATATCTAGTGGCTACAAATAGGTGTCAGAGGGACATTCCGCTGTTTTGCATGTGGTTTAACTACAATCGTTCATTATACGCCTAAGAATACTTTGCGGTAAGATGTGGCAATGCTTTCCTCTGGCAGAatgctgtatttttcttctcGATCCTCTCCACTGTACTCAGTCAACTcactgctttttaaataaatatccacTTGGCTCCAGCATGCGTCGTGCACTGTACGGCTCACGAATCTTAATCCCGGACATGATTCAGTCAGCCCTGGCTCATTTTTCCCAGTAAACCCGTCCCAAGCCCATGCTCCCAAACGTGGGTCTCCGGAAGCCCCCCCTTCCCCAGCCAGGTCGCCAGCCACGCTGGACAGGAGGCAAACGCAGGAAGCCCAAATACggtgccctcccccagcccccgcaCCAGGGGAGTTGGCAGAGGGCGAACGCAGAGAGGGGACGCGGGAACTCGGAACGTAGTTGAAAATGACTCCTCTCCAAGGTTCCCGAGAGAGTTGGCGGTGGGGCCCTGGAGGTCAGGGAGCAGCAGCACCGGGTCGGCCAACGCTGCGCCTTTCAACTCATTTGGGGAAAGCTGTGACGGGTGTGATGTCACATCCAAGCCAGACGCCCAGCGAACGCGGAGGAAGGCCACCGCTCGGCTCCCGCACCTCCGATCCCTCCCCCGGCACTCACCCCGGAGTTACACCCCACGTCGAGCCCCAGGATCGGTCTCATCTCCGGACTCTGCGGGAAGAGCCGGCGAAGGAGCTCCGGGGGCAGGAGGCGGAGCCGTTGCTCGGGAGGGTGGAAGCGAGAATAATGAGGGAAATTTCCGAAAGGGGCGGCCCCGGGCTCCAGGATTCGCCGTTCGTCTTCCGCCGAGGCCTCCTCAACGGTCCCGGTAGCCTGCTTCCCGGACGCCGCCATTAGCCTCGGTCTGGCCTCCCGGTCCCCGCGGAACCGGAAGTCGGGTACTTGCGGCCGGAGGAACGCGGCCGCGGCGCCTGCGCGCGTGCGCTGAATGCAGAGGAGAGTGGGGATGAAGGCTGGCGTCTTCTGAGCGAGCGATGACGTCCGGCCTGCGTCGCCTTGTGGAACCACAACCTAGGAGGTGGTTAGTAATATTATCAAGCGCAGACAGGTTAAGTCACTTGTCCAAGCTGACATAATTTCAACCATGGGCTAGTCAGAACAAGGAGTTCCTTGCGATGTTGGAAGTCAATTTTGGCCCAACTTCTTCCTTTACAAATGCATTGAGACCCAGAGAGTAGAAAttacttgtccagggtcacacagcgaATCTGTGATAAAGGAACTTGTACCCCTTCACCGCGTGGTTCCAGGAATAGGTAGCAGGAGCTACAGGTCACTTGAAGTGCCGCAAGACCCGGATGTCTCTGCCTGCCAAGTGGGACAGGTGCATAGGGGCAACTGTaatctgtgagctccttgagaggCGAAAACTAAGGGTTTTACATATaataactcacttaatcctcacctTAACCCTGTGGGGAAAGGGCCAtaattatgatttcttttatatatgtAAGGATATTGAGGGACGACGAAATTGGTAACCTGCCCATGGGCACTCAGTTAGAAATGATGGTACCAGGATTTCaacccaggcagtttggctcCAGACGGTGAGCTTGCAACTATTACGTGTGTTATTCTTAGCTTTGAATCCCCTTTGCCTACCATAATGCCTGGCccaaagatgctcaataaatatttgttgaatgaaaactCAGTatcaacaaatggtgttaggaaaatgattattcatatgcaaaagaatgaaagtggacccttatcttacacaaaaatcaactcaaaataggttaaggacttaaatgtaagacctgaaactgtataACTCCTGGAAAGAAACAGGGGAAAGGAAGGCTTcctgacattgatcttggcaacgatttcatggatatgacaccaaaagcacagacagcagaagcaaaaataggcaaatgggactatatcaaccTACAAAAGAGTCTGCACAGCAGTGGAAACCACTGatagaataaaaaggcaacctatagaatgggagaaaatatttgcaaaccatatatctaataaggaattaatttccaaaatatataaagaactcctacaactcaatagctaAGAACTAATaacatgattaaaaaatgagcaaaggactttaatagacatttctccaaaggaaacaTACAAATGTCctacaggtatatgaaaagatgctgaacatcactaatcaccaaggaaatgcaaatcaaaatcccaatgagatatcacctcaggcctgttaggatggctattataaaaaaacaaaaagacaacaagtgttggagaaagTAGAGAACCCTTCAGACACTGTTGATGGGGATGTTGAATGGTGCAGgctttatggaaaacagtatggaggttcttcaaaaaattaaaagaagaactaccatatgatccagcaatcccatttctgggtatttatccaaaagaattgaaatcagaatcttgaagagatattagcattcccatgttcattgcgacactattcgcaatagccaagatgtggaaacagcttaaatgttcatcaacagatgaatagttaaaagaaatgtggtatatacatacaatggaatattattcatcttaaaaaagaaggaaatcctgccgtatgtgacaacatggatgaaacttgtgGACaatctaagtgaaataagctgatcatgaaaggacaaatactgcatgatttcacttatataaggtatctaaaatagtcaaactcatggaaacaaagaatagaatggtagttgctaggggctggagggagagggaaaggggaagtTGCTAATCAacgggtataaagtttcagttatgcaagatgagtaagttctggagatctaatgtacgaCATTATGCCTGTACATAACAATAACattttgtacacttaaaaatccattaggggccagcccggtggtgcagcggttagtgcgcacgttcagcttcggcggtcttgggttcgctggttcggatcccgggtgtggacatggcactgctcatcaagccatgctgtggtaggcatcacacatatacagcagaggaagatgggcacagatgttagctcagggccagtcttcctcagcaaaaaaaaaaagagagagagaaagattagcagcagatgttagttagctcagggctaattgtcctcaaaaaaaaaatctattaaaagggtagatctcatattaagtgttcttccacaattaaataaaatttaaggaaacaaaaacaaactcagtaGAGGATGCAAGTAGGTGACTAAAAGCCAGGTCTGTTTTGGGAGAGCTAAAATGTAAGGAAGAAAGGATCTGAACTGAAACAGGCATGGTGGAATGGTGAGAGGTAAAATGTGGGCTGATCCAGAGATAGGAAAAAAGCAGAGCTGGTAAGGAGAGAAACTGAGGGGTCAGCCTAGGTAGCAGGTTCAAATCAGAAGCCAGTATGGCCCAGAATATCCTACAGGTTCAGCCAGGGGTCAGCAGAGTTGTACTGACTGCTCTCCACCTGGCTAGCCATTTTAAAGGGGCCTCCTGCTACATTGAGGCCAGCAATTTGCTGAACTTCTTCTAAGGGACAGAAGCATGGCCCTTGCAGACAGTGCCATCAGAGGTTAAAATGGGCTCTGTCTCTTTTCCACCTAGTTTTTACTTCATGCTTTCAAGTCTGCCTGATCTATTTGGAGACATAAGTTAATGACCAAAAGTCACAGTGGAATTGGGTGAACCACAGTACTCTGCACAACTGCTAGAAAAGGGTGGGAGGTGGAAACAGCAGCACTAGTATCATttctctccccatttctctctacCAAAATAAGATTTTGGTGACCCAAGCTTATTGCTTTTTGTTGCTAGATGATCCTAGCATAAACACTTGAGAATTCTTAATTTCCAAGGAGCTGGCGTCACCTTGATTTTGTAAATacttttctgtttgcttgttaAACACAGTATATTTCTTTGTCAGTAAAGTGTTTAATTTCATTAAGGACACGGGCATGTTTTTAAGTTCTCAAAATACCGTTCACCAGATAAAAATAGGCACCAGGCCTAGATGGTGTATGGCAGGCTCCTCCTGATCCTGGGATCCTCAAGAAACAAAGATAGGGGTAGGCCTGGTAATGTTACTGAGGACCTAAAAATGCCTTGGAGGTGAGCCCGTAAAGAGGCATTTTAGTGTAATCCACTCTGGTAACTTTTCAAACCTGGGTCCATTTTTCAGAGCCTGATGGGCCCGCATGTCCTGCCAATACTCAGCTCTTGGGCCCGGGGCCTGAGTAACCAGCCCCAGAGCTTCAAATAGTAGCAGCTCCTCAGGGCATGGTCTGCGCTGCAGTTGGCCAGGTTTTGTGGAGTTTCATGCTTATACAATTGCAGggctttcaagaaaaaaaactacaaatatcAAGATAGATGTAAACGTTAATTTTActtataatgagaaaataaatcacaacaaattacaaattttttaacGCTAACAAATACTACAAACATCACAAAGAATTCCCATGATAGTTTGATAAATTAaatgccagtcacacttgaatattatttttttattacatttttggtTGCATACTCTTTGATTGCTTCTTCATACGGCAATGATTTCATAATACCATTTTGTACAGAGAACTAGAAAGATAATTCAGTCCTTTCTTAGCATGGCAGATCaaatttgttttatcatttgATCCTTTAGAACAGTTTCTTTCAGGTTCACAATTTGTTATTGGCAATGTCATTAAATGTTTAGGTTTGTTATCAAATTGGGGAAAAACCTTGATTAAGTTTCTTTCATCTGTGAGCTATAAGATTCCAGAGCACTTCAAATCTTCATATACTCTTCAAATTGACTACATTTACTAGCCAATTTGTCTTTGAAAACCTCTTTATAAATGGTGTATTATGAGTTTTTTTATTGTCTACGTTGATATCAGTAGTTTGTGTCAAGTCATCAAAAAATGTAAAGATAggaattttgataaattgtattttgaacagtgtccattaaaaaagaaaagaatgcatgGTACATTTTTAATCACGTATGCTGTTCTGAGTATATTGCCGACAGGACAAAGCTTGTTTTGACTGGATGTCAGTAAGGCCAGAATCCTCTGCTTATACTTATGCACATCTGAC
This genomic interval carries:
- the BCDIN3D gene encoding RNA 5'-monophosphate methyltransferase; translated protein: MAASGKQATGTVEEASAEDERRILEPGAAPFGNFPHYSRFHPPEQRLRLLPPELLRRLFPQSPEMRPILGLDVGCNSGDLSVALYKHFLSLRDGETCSDASRELHFLCCDIDPVLVERAEKQCPFPDALTFITLDFMNQRTRKVLLSSFLSQFGRSIFDIGFCMSITMWIHLNHGDHGLWEFLAHLSSLCRYLLVEPQPWKCYRAAARRLRKLGFHDFDHFRSLAIRGDMANQIVQILTQDHGMELVCCFGNTSWDRSLLLFRAKQTTETHPMPESLLEEGKERNRLRFWRQ